A single genomic interval of Gossypium raimondii isolate GPD5lz chromosome 11, ASM2569854v1, whole genome shotgun sequence harbors:
- the LOC105802826 gene encoding uncharacterized protein LOC105802826, producing MAATLSLLKSPLLPQKPHLLQSKLPLLSNPTKQFICNESFNPPKLFAETVHHLKSASLPLTTLAFPFLFDAKDALAVGGEFGILEGRSFALVHPIVMGGLFFYTLWAGYLGWQWRRVRTIQNEINELKKQVKPTPVTPEGKPVEAAPSPVELEIQKLSEERKELLKGSYRDRHFNAGSILLGFGVLESVGGGVNTWFRTGKLFPGPHLFAGAAITVLWAAAAALVPAMQKGSETARSLHIALNAVNVILFIWQIPTGIDIVFKVFQFTNWP from the exons ATGGCAGCCACACTCAGCCTCCTGAAATCCCCCTTATTACCCCAAAAGCCTCACCTTCTACAATCTAAACTCCCCCTCCTTTCTAACCCCACAAAGCAATTTATCTGCAACGAGTCTTTTAACCCTCCAAAACTCTTCGCTGAGACTGTTCATCACCTAAAATCAGCTTCTCTTCCCCTTACAACACTCGCATTTCCCTTCTTATTTGACGCCAAG GATGCTCTTGCTGTTGGTGgagagtttgggattttggagggTAGAAGTTTTGCACTTGTACACCCCATTGTCATGGGTGGTCTCTTCTTTTACACTTTGTGGGCTGGGTATTTGGGTTGGCAATGGAGGCGAGTGAGGACCATCCAGAATGAGATTAATGAACTCAAGAAACAAGTGAAGCCCACTCCTGTTACCCCTGAAGGGAAACCAGTGGAAGCAGCTCCATCTCCCGTGGAACTCGAAATTCAGAAACTCTCTGAG GAGAGGAAGGAGTTGCTAAAAGGGTCTTACAGGGATAGACACTTCAATGCTGGATCAATACTGCTAGGGTTTGGGGTTCTTGAGTCTGTTGGTGGAGGTGTCAACACATGGTTTAGGACAGGAAAGCTTTTCCCAGGTCCCCATTTATTTGCTGGAGCAG CCATTACAGTGTTGTGGGCTGCAGCCGCGGCCCTAGTACCTGCTATGCAGAAAGGGAGTGAGACTGCCAGGAGCCTTCACATTGCCTTGAATGCAGTTAATGTTATACTTTTTATTTGGCAAATCCCCACAGGTATAGATAtagttttcaaagtttttcagTTCACTAACTGGCCTTGA
- the LOC105802823 gene encoding AAA-ATPase At2g46620 codes for MTILYNLFFLLFSLLVTCILLFLLRVVLIKTGLIYIVKKKWRSIEDCFHVYQFFKVPEFNEGMQRNQLYHKVLVYLNSLTFIEDSDFTNLFTGKKPNEIVLHLDPNQIIEDDFLGAKISWINEDKTLVLKIRKADKRRVLRPYLQHIHSVSDEFDDKKRGLKLYVNVVDHQGDRKERWRSVPFTHPSSFETIAMESDLKNKVKSDLYSFAKAKQYYHRLGRVWKRSYLLYGPSGTGKSSFIAAMANFLSYDVYDLDLSKVSDDSDLKFLLLQTTTKSLVVIEDLDRYLSEKSTAVSLPGILSFMDGILSSSCGEERIMVFTMNRKDHVDPAILRPGRIDVHIHFPLCNFTAFKTLANSYLGLKDHKLFPQVEEIFQKGASLSPAEIGELMIANRNSPSRALKTVINALQTDGDGRGALNLGRGSCENGSRKPVEEIGEPSGVFCKEGANAVKELKKLYGFLRVKSCRKSQSFDLNSRQNEG; via the coding sequence ATGAcgattctttataatttatttttcctattgtTTTCCTTGTTGGTAACTTGTATTTTGCTGTTCCTTCTTCGGGTTGTTTTGATAAAAACCGGATTGATTTATATCGTGAAGAAAAAATGGCGTTCCATTGAAGATTGTTTCCATGTCTACCAGTTCTTCAAAGTCCCAGAGTTCAATGAAGGCATGCAGAGAAACCAACTTTATCACAAGGTTTTGGTTTATCTGAATTCTCTCACTTTCATTGAAGATTCCGATTTCACGAATCTCTTCACTGGCAAAAAACCAAATGAAATCGTCCTTCATCTCGACCCAAACCAAATAATCGAGGACGATTTTTTGGGTGCCAAGATTTCCTGGATTAACGAAGACAAAACTTTGGTGTTAAAGATTCGAAAAGCCGACAAACGAAGGGTTCTCCGGCCTTATCTCCAACACATCCACTCGGTTTCCGATGAATTCGATGACAAGAAACGAGGATTGAAGCTTTACGTGAACGTCGTTGATCATCAGGGTGATCGAAAGGAACGGTGGAGATCCGTTCCTTTCACGCATCCTTCATCGTTTGAAACGATAGCTATGGAATCGGACCTTAAAAACAAAGTCAAATCCGATCTCTATTCTTTCGCGAAAGCCAAACAGTATTATCATCGTCTGGGTCGCGTTTGGAAACGGAGTTATCTCCTTTACGGTCCTTCAGGTACTGGGAAATCAAGCTTTATCGCAGCCATGGCTAATTTCTTGAGTTACGATGTGTACGACCTTGATTTGTCCAAAGTTTCTGATGATTCAGACCTTAAATTTCTCTTGTTACAAACAACCACCAAATCATTGGTCGTTATCGAGGATCTCGACCGGTATTTGTCAGAGAAATCAACGGCCGTGAGTTTACCAGGAATTTTAAGTTTCATGGACGGGATTTTAAGCTCCAGCTGTGGCGAAGAAAGAATCATGGTCTTCACAATGAACAGAAAAGATCACGTTGACCCGGCTATTCTTAGACCGGGAAGGATTGATGttcatattcattttccattatGTAATTTCACGGCTTTTAAAACGCTGGCCAATAGTTACCTAGGCCTCAAGGATCATAAGCTGTTCCCGCAGGTAGAGGAGATTTTCCAAAAAGGGGCGAGTTTAAGCCCCGCTGAGATTGGAGAGTTAATGATCGCCAACCGGAATTCGCCGAGCCGGGCTTTGAAAACGGTCATCAACGCATTGCAGACGGACGGTGACGGGAGGGGGGCTTTAAATCTCGGACGAGGGTCGTGTGAGAATGGGTCGAGGAAACCGGTGGAGGAAATTGGCGAACCGAGCGGGGTTTTCTGTAAAGAAGGCGCAAATGCGGTTAAGGAGTTGAAAAAATTGTACGGGTTTTTGAGGGTGAAAAGTTGTAGAAAATCTCAGTCCTTCGATCTTAATAGTCGCCAAAACGAGGGCTGA
- the LOC105802822 gene encoding ras-related protein RABA3 produces MNEEMNGVEVENHQEHAPEKIDYVFKVVVIGDSAVGKTQILSRFTKNEFCFDSKSTIGVEFQTRTVTIKNKVIKAQIWDTAGQERYRAVTSAYYRGALGAMLVYDITKRQSFDHVARWVEELRAHADSSIAIMLIGNKADLVDLRAVPTEDAVEFAEDQGLFFAETSALSGDNVDKAFFKLLGEIYGVLCKKSLECGNGKLNGADHATALKGSKIEVIAGPDLEISEMKKLSTCSC; encoded by the exons ATGAATGAAGAGATGAATGGTGTTGAGGTCGAGAATCATCAAGAACATGCGCCTGAGAAAATAGATTACGTGTTCAAAGTGGTGGTGATCGGTGACTCGGCGGTTGGCAAGACTCAGATTCTGTCCAGGTTTACCAAGAACGAGTTTTGCTTTGATTCCAAGTCCACCATTGGGGTTGAGTTCCAGACCAGGACGGTTACCATTAAGAACAAAGTCATCAAAGCACAGATCTGGGATACCGCTGGCCAAGAAAG GTACCGAGCAGTTACAAGTGCGTATTATAGAGGTGCCTTGGGGGCAATGCTAGTGTACGACATCACCAAGCGGCAGAGCTTCGATCACGTGGCCAGATGGGTGGAAGAACTACGTGCCCACGCCGACAGTTCCATCGCCATCATGCTCATTGGGAACAAAGCTGATCTAGTGGACCTCAGAGCCGTTCCAACTGAAGACGCTGTTGAGTTCGCAGAGGATCAGGGCCTATTCTTCGCCGAGACGTCCGCTCTTAGCGGTGACAATGTGGATAAAGCTTTTTTCAAGCTGCTGGGTGAGATTTACGGTGTGCTTTGTAAAAAATCCTTGGAATGTGGAAATGGAAAACTCAACGGTGCTGATCACGCCACCGCGTTGAAAGGATCTAAGATTGAGGTCATCGCTGGTCCTGATTTAGAAATAAGTGAGATGAAAAAATTATCTACCTGCTCTTGCTGA
- the LOC105802821 gene encoding calcium-transporting ATPase, endoplasmic reticulum-type: MEERAFPAWSWSVEHCLKEYDVRLDKGLSSYKVEKQREKYGWNELAKEKGKPLWRLVLEQFDDMLVKILLVAAFISFLLAYMHGSESEESGFEAYVEPFVIVLILFLNAIVGVWQETNAEKALEALKEMQCESGKVLRDGFLVPDLPARELVPGDIVELQVGDKVPADMRIAALKTSTLRLEQSALTGEAMPVLKGTSPIFQKECELQAKENIVFAGTTVVNGCCVCIVVCTGMNTEIGKIQRQIHEASLEESDTPLKKKLDEFGSRLTTAIGIVCLIVWLINYKNFLSYDMVDGWPANFRFSFEKCTYYFKIAVALAVAAIPEGLPAVITTSLALGTRKMAQKNAIVRKLPSVETLGCTTVICSDKTGTLTTNQMSVAEFFTLGGKTTTSRIFHVKGTTYDPKDGGIVDWTCYNMDANLQVMAEICAVCNDAGIFCDGRLFRATGLPTEAALKVLAEKMGVPDAKMRNKIRDSELVANYLIDRSTVKLGCCEWWIKRSKRVATLEFDRVRKSSSIIVREAAGQNRLLAKGAVESLLERSTHVQLADGSLAPMDEPCRQLLLSRQTEMSSKGLRCLGLAYKEDLGEFSDYYSENHPAHKKLLDPACYCSIENDLVFVGVVGLRDPPRDEVHKAIEDCKGAGIRVMVITGDNKSTAEAICREIKLFSDGEDLRGKSFTGKEFMALSPSQQIETLSKPGGKVFSRAEPRHKQEIVRMLKEMGEIVAMTGDGVNDAPALKLADIGIAMGITGTEVAKEASDMVLADDNFSTIVSAVAEGRSIYNNMKAFIRYMISSNVGEVISIFLTAALGLPECMIPVQLLWVNLVTDGPPATALGFNPPDIGIMHKPPRRSDDALINSWVLFRYLIIGSYVGIATVGIFILWYTRASFMGINLVSDGHTLVELSQLHNWGECSTWSNFTVAPYMVGGGQLITFSNPCDYFTAGKVKAMTLSLSVLVAIEMFNSLNALSEDSSLLTLPPWRNPWLLVAMSVSFGLHCLILYVPFLADIFAVAPLSLNEWFLVILVSVPVILIDEILKFVGRSQRYRVKEKTA; the protein is encoded by the exons ATGGAGGAGAGAGCATTTCCTGCGTGGTCATGGTCTGTTGAGCATTGTTTAAAAGAGTACGATGTAAGACTAGACAAGGGTTTAAGCAGTTACAAAGTGGAAAAGCAGCGCGAGAAGTATGGTTGGAATGAGCTTGCCAAAGAGAAAGGGAAGCCCTTATGGCGGCTTGTATTAGAACAATTTGATGACATGCTTGTAAAGATACTCCTTGTTGCAGcttttatatcttttcttttagcATATATGCATGGAAGTGAATCTGAGGAGTCCGGTTTCGAGGCCTACGTTGAGCCTTTTGTGATTGTATTGATTTTATTCCTTAATGCCATTGTTGGAGTATGGCAAGAGACTAATGCTGAGAAGGCACTTGAGGCCCTTAAGGAGATGCAATGTGAATCTGGGAAGGTATTAAGAGATGGGTTCCTTGTACCAGACTTGCCAGCTCGGGAGCTTGTCCCCGGGGACATAGTGGAATTGCAGGTTGGTGATAAAGTTCCTGCTGATATGAGAATAGCAGCTCTGAAAACATCAACCTTGAGATTAGAGCAAAGTGCACTAACTGGAGAGGCAATGCCTGTTCTGAAAGGTACTAGTCCTATATTTCAGAAGGAATGTGAGTTGCAGGCAAAAGAAAATATAGTTTTCGCAGGCACGACTGTGGTGAATGGTTGCTGTGTCTGTATCGTTGTTTGCACTGGAATGAACACTGAGATTGGGAAAATACAGAGGCAAATACACGAGGCCTCTTTAGAAGAGAGTGACACACCTTTGAAGAAGAAGTTGGATGAATTCGGGAGCAGGCTTACAACTGCAATTGGGATTGTTTGTCTCATTGTGTGGCTTATCAATTACAAAAACTTCCTCTCATACGATATGGTGGACGGATGGCCTGCaaattttcgtttttcttttgaGAAATGCACTTATTATTTCAAGATAGCTGTTGCCCTTGCAGTGGCTGCAATTCCAGAAGGCCTTCCTGCTGTAATCACAACCTCTTTAGCTCTTGGTACTAGAAAAATGGCTCAGAAGAATGCAATTGTACGGAAGCTTCCTAGTGTTGAAACCTTAGGATGCACTACTGTGATTTGCTCGGATAAAACTGGGACTTTGACCACGAATCAAATGTCTGTTGCAGAGTTCTTTACCCTTGGTGGGAAAACCACCACTTCTCGTATTTTCCATGTCAAAGGCACAACCTATGATCCTAAGGATGGTGGAATTGTTGATTGGACTTGCTACAATATGGATGCTAACTTACAAGTCATGGCAGAAATATGTGCGGTTTGTAATGATGCTGGGATTTTCTGTGATGGTCGTCTCTTCCGAGCTACAGGTTTGCCAACAGAAGCAGCTTTGAAGGTTTTGGCTGAGAAGATGGGAGTCCCAGATGCCAAGATGAGAAACAAAATCCGGGACTCAGAACTTGTTGCAAACTATTTGATTGACCGAAGCACAGTTAAACTAG GTTGCTGTGAGTGGTGGATCAAAAGATCAAAAAGGGTTGCAACATTGGAGTTTGATCGTGTACGAAAGTCTAGTAGCATTATTGTCAGAGAGGCTGCTGGGCAAAACCGACTACTTGCCAAG GGCGCTGTTGAGAGTTTACTGGAGCGTAGCACACATGTGCAACTTGCAGATGGATCTCTTGCTCCTATGGATGAACCTTGTAGGCAACTATTGCTTTCAAGACAAACAGAGATGAGTTCAAAGGGATTGCGATGCTTAGGATTGGCATATAAAGAGGACCTGGGAGAATTTTCAGACTACTATTCTGAGAATCATCCTGCTCATAAGAAGTTACTTGATCCAGCTTGCTACTGTTCCATTGAAAATGACTTGGTTTTTGTAGGGGTTGTTGGTCTGAGG GATCCTCCACGAGATGAAGTTCACAAAGCAATTGAAGATTGTAAAGGAGCGGGGATTAGAGTTATGGTGATAACTGGAGATAATAAATCCACAGCTGAGGCTATCTGTcgtgaaattaaattgttttctgACGGAGAGGATCTTAGAGGGAAAAGTTTTACTGGTAAAGAATTCATGGCTCTTTCCCCTTCCCAACAAATCGAAACTTTGTCAAAGCCAGGGGGGAAGGTATTCTCTCGTGCTGAGCCTAGGCATAAGCAAGAAATTGTTAGGATGCTAAAAGAGATGGGGGAAATCGTCGCAATGACTGGAGATGGTGTGAATGATGCACCTGCTCTCAAACTGGCTGACATTGGAATTGCAATGGGCATAACTGGAACAGAG GTCGCCAAAGAAGCTTCTGATATGGTTTTGGCAGATGACAACTTTAGCACCATTGTTTCAGCTGTTGCTGAGGGTCGCTCAATTTATAACAATATGAAAGCTTTCATAAG GTACATGATATCATCCAATGTTGGAGAAGTAATATCCATATTCTTGACTGCTGCTTTGGGGTTACCAGAATGTATGATACCTGTGCAACTTTTATGGGTGAATTTGGTCACTGATGGTCCTCCTGCAACAGCTCTTGGGTTTAATCCTCCAGATATTGGGATAATGCACAAGCCACCACGCAGAAGTGATGATGCTCTCATTAACTCTTGGGTCCTCTTCCGTTACTTG ATAATAGGTTCATATGTGGGCATAGCAACTGTTGGCATCTTCATCTTGTGGTACACTCGGGCTTCTTTTATGGGTATCAACCTTGTGAGTGATGGGCACACACTAGTTGAACTGTCTCAGCTTCATAACTGGGGAGAGTGCTCCACATGGTCAAATTTCACTGTGGCTCCATATATGGTTGGTGGAGGCCAACTGATCACTTTCTCAAACCCATGTGACTACTTCACCGCTGGTAAAGTGAAGGCAATGACTCTGTCATTGTCGGTGTTAGTAGCTATTGAAATGTTCAATTCCCTGAACGCACTTTCTGAAGACAGCAGCCTGCTTACGTTGCCACCTTGGAGGAACCCTTGGCTTTTGGTGGCCATGTCAGTCTCATTTGGACTCCATTGCCTTATACTCTACGTTCCATTCTTGGCAGATATATTCGCTGTTGCTCCATTGAGTTTGAATGAATGGTTCTTGGTGATTCTGGTCTCAGTACCCGTAATACTTATCGATGAGATTCTTAAATTTGTTGGAAGGAGTCAAAGATACAGAGTAAAGGAGAAAACAGCATAA